The proteins below come from a single Candidatus Binatia bacterium genomic window:
- a CDS encoding sigma-54 dependent transcriptional regulator — protein MGDFTAASALAVQTGFPARILVVDDDPLIRRQLEGLYAASGYAVESASDVDAAVERLTSSDFSLAVVDLKMPGSDGLSLIHEIRERWPGVDVIMITGYGSIKGAVEAMRLGACDYITKPFAPDDLLLATQKVLERRRLLDEIEYLRKQLSDRYTFANMVSRDPTMLEVFSTIEMLAQSDVTVLITGESGTGKELVARAIHFQGKRKAGRFVAINCAAVPESLLESELFGYERGAFTGAHQDRVGKIELANGGTLFLDEVESIPLAMQAKLLRVLEERAIERLGGNKRVGVDMRVVAATNKNLSACVAEGTMREDFYYRINVVPVQLPPLRQRLADIPLIVAEFLRNNPLAREKKINRVADRALAELMGYSWPGNIRELLNVMERAVLRAKGDTVAEVDVPGARPDARHVPREAAVDLALPLRQFLKASERDYLRRLLERYHGSIAPAARHALIDQATLHRKIRLHGLRPSDMRRARQVGEDSDA, from the coding sequence GTGGGAGATTTCACTGCCGCTTCAGCCCTAGCCGTGCAGACAGGCTTCCCGGCGCGGATTCTGGTCGTCGATGACGACCCGTTGATCCGCCGGCAGCTCGAGGGGTTATACGCGGCCTCGGGTTACGCCGTGGAGTCGGCGTCCGACGTCGATGCCGCCGTCGAGCGCCTGACTTCGTCCGACTTCAGCCTTGCCGTGGTGGACCTGAAGATGCCGGGTAGCGACGGCCTCAGCCTGATCCACGAGATCCGCGAGCGCTGGCCTGGCGTGGATGTCATCATGATCACCGGCTACGGGAGCATCAAGGGTGCCGTCGAGGCGATGCGGCTGGGCGCGTGCGATTACATCACGAAGCCGTTTGCGCCGGACGACCTGCTCCTGGCAACGCAGAAGGTGCTCGAACGCCGTCGTTTGTTGGACGAGATCGAGTACCTGCGCAAGCAGCTTTCCGACCGGTACACCTTCGCCAACATGGTCAGCCGGGACCCGACGATGCTCGAGGTGTTCTCGACGATCGAGATGCTGGCGCAGAGCGACGTGACGGTGCTGATTACCGGCGAGTCGGGCACGGGCAAGGAGCTGGTGGCGCGTGCCATCCACTTTCAGGGCAAGCGCAAGGCCGGGCGTTTCGTGGCGATAAACTGCGCGGCGGTGCCCGAGTCGCTGCTGGAAAGCGAGCTGTTCGGGTACGAGCGCGGGGCGTTCACGGGTGCGCACCAGGATCGGGTCGGCAAGATCGAACTCGCCAACGGCGGCACGTTGTTCCTCGACGAGGTCGAGAGCATCCCGCTGGCGATGCAGGCCAAGCTCTTGCGCGTACTCGAGGAGCGCGCCATCGAGCGGCTCGGCGGTAACAAGCGCGTCGGCGTCGACATGCGGGTGGTGGCGGCGACGAACAAGAACCTGTCCGCGTGTGTGGCCGAGGGCACGATGCGCGAGGACTTCTACTACCGAATCAATGTTGTGCCCGTGCAGTTGCCGCCGTTGCGCCAGCGGCTTGCCGACATACCGCTGATCGTGGCGGAGTTTCTGCGTAACAACCCGCTGGCGCGCGAGAAGAAGATCAACCGGGTGGCCGACCGGGCGCTCGCCGAGTTGATGGGATACTCCTGGCCGGGGAACATTCGCGAGCTTCTCAACGTCATGGAGCGCGCCGTGCTGCGCGCTAAAGGCGACACCGTTGCCGAAGTGGACGTTCCGGGGGCGCGGCCTGACGCCCGCCACGTCCCGCGGGAGGCGGCGGTCGACCTCGCGTTACCGCTGCGACAGTTTCTCAAGGCCAGCGAGCGCGACTACCTGCGCCGGCTCCTCGAACGTTACCACGGCAGCATTGCGCCGGCGGCGCGGCATGCGCTCATCGATCAGGCAACGCTGCACCGCAAGATCCGGTTGCATGGTCTGCGCCCCAGCGACATGCGGCGCGCGCGACAGGTCGGCGAGGACAGCGACGCATGA
- a CDS encoding AAA family ATPase, protein MYCDFYKLTERPFNVTPDPKFLYLNARYREAIASLHYGITQRKGFITLIGEAGTGKTTLLKKLLDELDPKTRTVFIFNTNVTFEEILEYIFAEFDLPIHNGKKLYMLQRLNTFLLNELQNGGNVALLIDEAQDLEFAVLEDLRLLSNLETAKEKILQIVLSGQPELGQKLSNPVLRQLRQRIGINCRLLPLSREEISEYVRFRLQAAGSPDLKLFSREAEDQVYRFSHGIPRLVNVVCDNALVIGYALGRQRISAEIITEAAADLLAVDPSISAIATAEPPPDLDLPTAPVTVSPPPAAGTGNRWRSRLAVAALMVVAVGVGLFSMGRTMLSMRDGGGDVPVVAPLPQIEVIRPGSQPYGSGVSVPEPAAVAAAPAGTDRAAIEQPVPVNRPAEVAADDVDVVIEAGDRGSAARVAVQRPTGEEVEIGGRGDGAGQMAAAVAPPALGRAEARGAEAPRPGSGARELVPSDRELAGAPPDGERAGRRPLAADPRSRVPPAAAPAPVVASAPEAIVRFDADDVVAEDDRIRPASPEGAPQLAGVPFTEKAVRQGDSLSQLAMQKYGQATPTILDMLKLANPRLSDVDVIPVGQTIRLPELSDGFPTLVDSSGKLALLVYSSPRNDRAQALQKALRNRGFDVRVTTGRFGAQKPIYRVVLPGFSDRSEVAATGRQLQKVLREDRQIARLGE, encoded by the coding sequence ATGTACTGCGACTTCTACAAGCTTACCGAACGGCCGTTCAACGTCACGCCGGACCCCAAGTTCCTCTACCTGAATGCCCGCTATCGCGAGGCGATCGCCTCGCTGCATTACGGCATCACCCAGCGCAAGGGATTCATCACGCTGATCGGCGAGGCCGGCACCGGAAAGACGACGCTGCTGAAGAAGCTTCTCGACGAGCTCGATCCCAAGACGCGCACCGTTTTCATCTTCAATACCAACGTTACCTTCGAAGAGATCCTCGAATACATCTTCGCCGAGTTCGACCTGCCTATCCACAATGGCAAGAAGCTGTACATGTTGCAGCGGCTCAACACCTTCCTGCTGAACGAGCTGCAAAACGGCGGCAACGTGGCCCTGCTGATCGACGAGGCTCAGGATCTCGAGTTTGCGGTCCTGGAGGACCTCCGACTGCTGTCGAATCTCGAAACCGCGAAGGAAAAGATCCTGCAGATCGTGCTCTCCGGGCAACCCGAGTTAGGTCAGAAGCTCAGCAATCCCGTGCTGCGCCAGTTGCGCCAGCGCATCGGCATCAACTGTCGGCTGCTGCCTTTGTCGCGCGAGGAAATCAGCGAGTACGTCCGCTTCCGCCTGCAGGCTGCCGGCAGCCCGGACCTGAAGCTGTTCTCCCGCGAGGCCGAGGATCAGGTTTATCGGTTCTCTCACGGCATTCCGCGGTTGGTGAATGTCGTTTGCGACAATGCGCTGGTCATCGGTTACGCTCTGGGCCGCCAGCGCATCTCCGCCGAGATCATTACCGAGGCAGCCGCGGATCTACTGGCGGTCGACCCGTCGATTTCGGCGATCGCGACGGCCGAGCCGCCGCCGGACCTGGATTTGCCGACCGCGCCGGTGACCGTGTCGCCGCCGCCGGCGGCGGGTACCGGCAACCGCTGGCGGTCGCGACTTGCGGTGGCGGCCCTGATGGTCGTGGCCGTGGGTGTGGGATTGTTCTCGATGGGGCGAACCATGCTGTCGATGCGCGACGGAGGGGGCGACGTGCCGGTCGTCGCGCCATTGCCTCAGATCGAGGTCATTCGGCCCGGGTCGCAGCCGTACGGCTCGGGTGTGAGCGTGCCGGAGCCCGCCGCCGTGGCGGCCGCCCCGGCCGGAACCGACCGGGCGGCTATCGAGCAACCCGTGCCGGTGAACCGGCCTGCGGAAGTGGCCGCCGACGATGTCGATGTCGTCATAGAAGCGGGGGATCGAGGTTCGGCGGCGCGGGTCGCCGTCCAACGGCCGACTGGCGAGGAAGTCGAAATCGGCGGCCGGGGCGATGGCGCCGGCCAGATGGCCGCTGCCGTTGCGCCACCCGCTTTGGGGCGCGCCGAGGCACGGGGTGCCGAGGCGCCACGCCCCGGTTCCGGCGCCCGCGAATTGGTACCGTCCGATCGCGAACTTGCCGGGGCTCCGCCGGACGGTGAGCGCGCCGGCCGGCGTCCCCTGGCGGCCGACCCCAGGAGCCGCGTGCCGCCCGCGGCGGCGCCCGCCCCGGTGGTGGCGAGTGCGCCGGAGGCGATCGTCCGGTTCGACGCAGATGACGTCGTTGCCGAAGATGACAGGATCCGGCCCGCGAGTCCCGAGGGCGCACCTCAGCTTGCCGGCGTCCCATTTACCGAGAAGGCGGTACGTCAGGGCGACTCTTTGTCCCAACTCGCCATGCAGAAGTACGGGCAGGCGACGCCGACGATTCTCGACATGTTGAAGCTTGCCAACCCGAGGCTGAGTGACGTCGACGTGATTCCGGTGGGGCAAACGATCCGCTTGCCCGAACTGAGTGACGGCTTTCCAACCCTCGTCGATAGTTCCGGGAAACTGGCCTTGCTGGTCTACTCGAGCCCGCGCAACGACCGCGCCCAGGCTCTGCAGAAAGCGCTGCGTAACCGCGGATTCGACGTACGCGTGACCACCGGCAGGTTTGGAGCGCAGAAACCGATCTACCGCGTGGTGCTCCCGGGGTTTTCGGACCGCAGCGAAGTGGCGGCAACCGGCCGGCAACTCCAGAAGGTTCTGCGCGAGGATCGACAGATCGCCCGTCTGGGCGAGTGA
- a CDS encoding sulfatase-like hydrolase/transferase — protein MQRGLAGIVGGAWGGTIVGLIEATLIAATSGPADEYWLFPYAVATYGLLGASIGAAVGALYAAGWRPGARRMAEATALGGGFAVAGLGAFVVRYHVVQRVFHEELVNASAVGVGVNAGVLGGCLVIGVLLGLTLRAVVARRHGLVAASGLLLVVGAVTVAGAWATAAAAGESEVVRRTSAGAAGLPNIVLVIADTLRADTVAESVTANPDGGLRRLATDGVTFPQAYAQSSWTRPSVATIFTGLYPSQHGAIHKMTPLPDDVATLAEALRARGYWTAGFVTNINVAPIFNFQQGFDEYTYLAPSFYFWATDSATRLAIYKGLRLVRERLLRDRIYVANYYQDARVVDEAVGQWLAQRPPSPFFLVVHYMDPHDPFFAIPYDGSGVARVIDPNPPASRADEMRRLYEQNVRYFDGFLAQLLGQLAARGDYDNTLVALVADHGEEFYEHGGWWHGTTLFEEQIHVPLIVKRPRESRAGQRDPRPAMTIDVAPTLLAAAAAPPLRDSHGRDLFGPDESPGTLFAEETLEGNVLTSLRLGEWKLITANTGNPRGLPEVALYDLVSDPTESRNRAADAPERVQAMRAEMEKLRVTLGKPPA, from the coding sequence GTGCAGCGAGGCCTGGCGGGCATCGTTGGCGGCGCATGGGGCGGGACGATTGTGGGTCTCATCGAGGCCACGCTGATCGCTGCGACCTCGGGCCCCGCCGACGAATACTGGCTGTTTCCCTATGCGGTCGCGACTTACGGTTTGCTTGGCGCGTCGATCGGTGCTGCGGTAGGAGCATTGTACGCCGCCGGTTGGCGCCCGGGCGCGCGGCGAATGGCCGAGGCGACTGCGCTTGGGGGCGGATTCGCCGTGGCGGGGTTGGGTGCATTCGTGGTGCGCTATCACGTCGTTCAGCGTGTGTTTCACGAGGAACTGGTCAACGCGTCCGCGGTCGGGGTCGGGGTCAACGCCGGTGTGCTTGGGGGCTGCCTCGTTATCGGCGTGCTGCTCGGTCTGACGCTCCGTGCGGTAGTTGCGCGGCGCCACGGGTTAGTCGCCGCGAGCGGGCTGTTGCTGGTTGTCGGGGCGGTGACCGTTGCCGGTGCCTGGGCGACTGCGGCGGCTGCCGGCGAGAGCGAGGTGGTGCGCCGCACGAGTGCCGGCGCGGCCGGATTGCCGAACATCGTGCTGGTGATTGCCGATACCTTGCGCGCCGATACGGTAGCGGAGTCCGTGACCGCCAATCCAGACGGTGGATTGCGCCGGCTGGCCACCGATGGCGTTACCTTCCCGCAGGCGTACGCGCAGTCGAGCTGGACGCGGCCGTCGGTGGCCACGATCTTCACGGGTCTGTACCCGTCGCAACACGGCGCCATCCACAAGATGACGCCGTTGCCGGACGACGTAGCCACCCTTGCCGAGGCGCTACGTGCCCGCGGTTATTGGACGGCGGGTTTCGTAACCAACATCAACGTCGCGCCGATCTTCAACTTCCAGCAGGGTTTCGACGAGTACACTTACCTGGCGCCGTCCTTTTACTTCTGGGCGACCGATTCGGCGACGCGGCTGGCGATCTACAAGGGGCTCCGGCTCGTCAGGGAGCGACTGCTGCGCGACCGGATTTACGTGGCCAATTACTACCAGGACGCCCGAGTCGTCGACGAAGCGGTGGGGCAGTGGCTGGCGCAACGTCCGCCGTCGCCGTTTTTTCTCGTTGTGCATTACATGGATCCGCACGATCCGTTCTTTGCGATTCCATACGACGGTTCCGGGGTAGCCCGGGTGATCGATCCCAATCCGCCGGCCTCCCGGGCCGACGAGATGCGTCGGCTATACGAGCAAAACGTCCGGTACTTCGACGGTTTTCTGGCGCAACTGCTCGGTCAGTTGGCGGCGCGCGGCGACTACGACAACACCCTGGTCGCGCTGGTCGCCGATCACGGCGAGGAGTTCTACGAGCACGGCGGCTGGTGGCACGGAACCACGCTGTTCGAAGAACAGATCCACGTCCCGTTGATAGTCAAGCGGCCGCGCGAATCGCGAGCGGGGCAGCGCGATCCGCGGCCGGCAATGACGATCGACGTGGCCCCGACCCTGCTGGCTGCCGCTGCCGCGCCGCCGCTGCGGGACTCCCACGGCCGCGATCTGTTCGGGCCCGATGAATCGCCCGGAACCTTGTTCGCGGAGGAGACCCTCGAGGGCAACGTGCTCACCTCGTTGCGCCTCGGGGAGTGGAAACTGATCACGGCCAACACGGGAAATCCGCGTGGCCTTCCCGAGGTGGCGTTGTACGACCTCGTCAGCGATCCGACCGAGTCCCGCAACCGCGCCGCCGATGCGCCGGAGCGTGTGCAGGCGATGCGCGCGGAGATGGAGAAGTTGCGGGTGACGCTCGGAAAACCCCCGGCCTGA
- a CDS encoding alkaline phosphatase family protein: MLLIVGLDGATWALLDPWLAAGRLPVLGRLRAHGAWGPLAATTPPATMPSWTTFMTGVNPGKHGIFDFTQLVPGTYDVRFVNATFRKAPSVWARLSGAGRRVCVLGLPGTYPPESVNGCMVSGFDTPVTTRADASFVYPPSLAPVVMGLGGFPFADFQEMHVSPRWFAMARERLLRGIATKTRLARAMLSREAWDCFMVLFGESDTVSHHFWHCADAASPRFSAALAARFGEVPLEVFEALDAAVGSLIAAVPGATVLVVSDHGFGGAGAKAVHLNRWLEAAGFQRRRETGVRVGAGAVKRMVGRAVPAAWQAPLFRMGGGRWASRFESRARFAGIDWAGTRAFSEELNYFPSVRLNVRGREAAGTVDPADYERVRDEVCAAATTLRDPEHGAPLVRRAWRREELYDGPWVSLAPDIVLDLELDRGYSYNCLPSAGAPGAPPVRRLAARELGGGKLRGMSGSHRPNGIFVLAGDAVKPGRREGVRMVDMTPTMLFACGVQPGAEFDGVTISDGVGTEVFEADSQGTASVEPYSPAEERELEDRLRALGYLG, translated from the coding sequence ATGCTGCTGATCGTCGGACTTGACGGTGCCACCTGGGCCCTGTTGGACCCGTGGTTGGCCGCCGGCCGCCTGCCCGTGCTGGGACGGCTACGGGCTCACGGCGCGTGGGGCCCGCTGGCTGCGACGACGCCGCCGGCGACGATGCCGAGCTGGACGACGTTCATGACCGGGGTCAATCCCGGTAAGCACGGGATATTCGATTTCACGCAACTGGTGCCGGGAACCTACGATGTGCGTTTCGTCAATGCGACGTTCCGCAAGGCGCCGAGCGTCTGGGCCCGGTTGAGCGGGGCCGGACGCCGGGTGTGCGTTCTGGGTCTGCCGGGTACGTATCCGCCCGAGTCAGTGAACGGTTGCATGGTGAGTGGCTTCGATACGCCGGTGACCACGCGGGCCGATGCGTCGTTTGTGTATCCGCCGAGCCTGGCGCCGGTGGTTATGGGGCTCGGCGGGTTTCCGTTCGCCGACTTTCAGGAAATGCATGTGTCGCCGCGCTGGTTCGCCATGGCGCGCGAGCGGTTGCTGCGCGGTATCGCCACCAAGACACGCCTCGCGCGGGCCATGCTCTCGCGCGAGGCGTGGGACTGCTTCATGGTCCTGTTCGGCGAATCGGACACTGTCTCGCACCACTTCTGGCACTGCGCCGACGCCGCTTCGCCGCGCTTCTCGGCGGCGCTGGCGGCGCGGTTCGGCGAGGTCCCTCTCGAGGTGTTCGAGGCTCTCGATGCTGCGGTCGGCAGCCTGATTGCCGCCGTTCCGGGGGCGACGGTGCTGGTGGTGTCCGACCACGGTTTTGGTGGGGCGGGGGCGAAGGCGGTCCACCTGAATCGTTGGCTCGAGGCGGCAGGTTTTCAGCGCCGGCGCGAGACCGGGGTGCGAGTGGGGGCCGGTGCGGTAAAGCGCATGGTCGGCCGCGCCGTGCCGGCAGCGTGGCAGGCACCGCTGTTCCGTATGGGAGGCGGGCGGTGGGCGAGCCGTTTCGAATCGCGGGCGCGGTTTGCAGGGATTGACTGGGCGGGAACCCGGGCGTTTTCCGAGGAACTCAACTATTTTCCGAGCGTGCGCCTGAACGTGCGCGGGCGGGAGGCGGCGGGGACGGTCGACCCCGCCGATTACGAGCGGGTGCGGGACGAGGTTTGCGCGGCAGCGACGACGCTGCGCGACCCGGAACACGGTGCCCCGCTGGTACGACGGGCCTGGCGCCGTGAGGAGCTTTACGACGGGCCGTGGGTGTCGCTGGCTCCGGATATCGTTCTCGATCTGGAGTTGGACCGTGGCTACTCGTACAACTGCCTGCCTTCGGCCGGGGCACCGGGTGCGCCGCCGGTTCGCCGGCTGGCTGCCCGGGAACTGGGGGGCGGGAAGTTGCGCGGCATGAGCGGGAGCCACCGTCCGAACGGTATCTTCGTCCTTGCCGGCGACGCGGTGAAACCGGGCCGCCGCGAGGGGGTGCGGATGGTCGACATGACCCCCACGATGCTCTTCGCATGCGGAGTGCAACCCGGCGCAGAATTTGATGGAGTAACTATTTCCGACGGTGTAGGAACCGAAGTGTTCGAGGCAGATTCGCAAGGAACGGCCTCGGTAGAACCGTATTCTCCGGCGGAGGAACGGGAGTTGGAGGACCGCCTGCGGGCTCTCGGTTATCTGGGATGA
- a CDS encoding glycosyltransferase family 4 protein, with protein sequence MLIRDLAHALADRGHQVHVVTYPYGQSLSPLHGIHVHRVAWPRVGAGGRPLSWRKVALDVGLFLELYRVVKRERIEVIHAHNYEAPLLAYPVRALAGVPVVYHSHNVLGDELAYYASSRWLRRLASWVGNALDAGIPRRADFCIALTPEIESCLRRHGVSAQRVTVVPPGATPRTEAETAPSGAPFTIVYAGNCDGYQDLDVLWDAVESLRRECPAVAVRLVTHDAEWARGTRPGLTALMAAGVARVVVAPTYAAVRRQMAEAHVLVCPRSSWSGFPIKLINYMLAGRPIVAADGSAKGLVDGETGLTFRNGSAEGLAAALRRLHDDPALRRRLGDNARVAARARYSWSHAASQIEAIYAEVCGGGTDPAARVKPRPPVRRQMGFSSAAAGVGPQRQAAGTECDAI encoded by the coding sequence GTGCTCATTCGCGACCTGGCGCACGCGCTTGCCGACCGCGGTCACCAGGTCCATGTCGTGACTTACCCGTACGGGCAGAGCTTGTCGCCGCTGCACGGTATTCACGTGCATCGGGTGGCGTGGCCGCGGGTCGGTGCCGGCGGACGTCCGCTGAGTTGGCGGAAGGTTGCGCTGGATGTTGGCCTATTCCTGGAACTTTACAGGGTCGTCAAGCGCGAGCGGATCGAAGTCATTCACGCGCACAACTACGAGGCCCCGCTGCTGGCGTATCCGGTGAGAGCGCTGGCGGGTGTGCCGGTTGTGTACCATTCTCACAACGTGCTGGGTGACGAGCTTGCGTACTACGCTTCCAGCCGGTGGCTGCGCAGGCTCGCTTCGTGGGTCGGCAACGCGCTCGATGCCGGGATACCGCGTCGGGCGGATTTCTGCATTGCACTGACTCCGGAGATCGAGTCCTGTCTGCGGCGACACGGAGTGTCGGCGCAGCGGGTCACGGTGGTGCCGCCCGGAGCCACGCCGCGAACGGAGGCCGAGACCGCTCCGTCCGGCGCTCCGTTCACTATCGTGTACGCCGGTAACTGTGACGGGTATCAAGATCTGGACGTGCTTTGGGACGCGGTTGAATCGCTGCGGCGTGAGTGCCCGGCGGTGGCCGTGCGCTTGGTTACGCACGACGCTGAGTGGGCCAGGGGCACGCGCCCCGGCCTGACGGCGTTGATGGCGGCCGGAGTGGCGCGCGTCGTGGTCGCGCCGACCTATGCGGCGGTGCGCCGGCAGATGGCGGAGGCCCATGTGCTGGTGTGCCCCCGCAGTTCGTGGTCGGGATTTCCGATTAAACTGATCAACTACATGTTGGCCGGTCGGCCGATCGTGGCCGCGGACGGTTCGGCAAAGGGATTGGTGGACGGCGAAACTGGGCTGACTTTTCGGAACGGCAGCGCGGAAGGGTTGGCCGCGGCGTTGCGGCGGCTCCACGATGATCCAGCGCTGCGGCGGCGCCTCGGCGACAACGCCCGCGTGGCGGCGCGCGCGCGCTATAGCTGGTCCCACGCTGCTTCGCAGATCGAGGCGATTTACGCCGAGGTCTGCGGCGGCGGGACTGATCCGGCGGCGCGGGTAAAGCCGCGTCCGCCTGTGCGGCGGCAGATGGGGTTTTCGTCGGCGGCAGCAGGGGTAGGACCGCAACGTCAAGCGGCGGGCACGGAATGCGACGCGATATGA
- a CDS encoding polysaccharide export protein has translation MKTSLVGLALLLAVVGCGATRQPVPPIPLPPLDAQPLTAGATAVGPDYRLQPGDLLRVKFVYHPELDVKLPVRPDGGINLQVAGDVHAAGLTVDELERAIVERTSDRLREPEVSVIVADVAELKVYVGGEVNAPGFVVFQAGMTPLQAIMSRGGFTDTARLDSVLRLSPSHPDNHATRLDFTRPLIEGSPEWTEVDAGDVLYVPRSFIGDVNAFVQLYIRNVLPISPRFGAGTSF, from the coding sequence ATGAAGACGAGTCTGGTCGGACTGGCTTTGCTGTTGGCTGTCGTCGGGTGCGGTGCCACTCGCCAGCCGGTCCCGCCCATCCCGCTCCCGCCTCTCGATGCGCAACCCCTGACCGCCGGGGCGACGGCTGTAGGACCCGACTACCGGCTGCAGCCGGGCGACCTGTTGCGGGTCAAGTTCGTTTACCATCCGGAGCTCGATGTGAAACTGCCGGTGCGTCCCGACGGCGGCATCAACCTGCAGGTCGCCGGTGACGTGCATGCGGCGGGGCTTACCGTCGACGAGCTCGAACGCGCCATCGTCGAGCGCACCAGCGATCGCCTGCGTGAACCCGAGGTCTCGGTGATCGTGGCGGATGTCGCGGAGCTCAAAGTCTACGTGGGGGGCGAGGTGAACGCCCCTGGTTTCGTCGTTTTCCAGGCCGGTATGACACCGTTGCAGGCGATTATGAGTCGTGGCGGCTTCACCGATACCGCGCGACTCGACAGCGTATTGCGGTTGTCGCCTTCCCATCCGGATAACCACGCTACGCGGCTGGATTTCACCCGGCCGCTCATCGAGGGTAGTCCGGAATGGACAGAGGTGGACGCGGGCGACGTGCTTTACGTGCCGCGCTCGTTCATTGGCGACGTCAACGCCTTCGTCCAACTGTACATTCGCAACGTGCTGCCCATATCGCCGCGCTTTGGCGCCGGTACGAGCTTCTGA